The Salarias fasciatus chromosome 12, fSalaFa1.1, whole genome shotgun sequence DNA segment TTAATAATTGTATTAAGCAGTATTTGTTTATTTCGTGATTCTTCCCTAGGCGCTCTTTCACTGCGACCAGATCCAGTACACTCTTGTGCCGGTCACAGGCTGGCAGGACCTCGGCACTGCTTTTCTCGAGCATAAAGAGCAGGTATGATTAAAACTGACCTCACGATGCAGAAGAAGTCATGATGAAATGCTTCAGGGTTTCATGACAAAGTGCATCGTGTGTTTGGTTTGTGTCTGGTTGTAGTTTCGGTACTTTGTCCTCATCAACTGCGGGGCAAATGTCGACATCCTGGAGATGCTTCAGCCTGATGATGACTCCATCTTCTTCATCTGTGACACCCACCGGCCCGTGGATGTGGTCAATGTTTACAACGACACTCAGGTGATCCGGCCCCGTCCCTGTTAGGAGAAAACACTCTTCGTGCACTGAATAACATTAAAGCGCTTCATCTCTCTGCTTTATCGACTGAATTTGAGCAAAGTTTTAGGAAAAATCTTTGGTGTGAACGGACGTTGACTCCTGTTATTTCCCCCACAGATTAAACTGCTCATCAAACAGGATGACGACCTGGGCGTACCTTCCTACGATGACATTTTTCGGGATGAAGATGACGAGGAAGGAGGGGATGACTCTGGAAATGAGAGCGATGAGGGCTCAGAGCCCTCGGGGAAACGGAGGAGGTTTGACGAGGTTTGTGTTGAGTCAGTGGCTCATGCTAACGGGAGCCGGCAGAGTGAGATATTGacattggtgtgtttgtgttgtgtcaGGGAgcagtggagaggaggattGAAAGGCAGCGAGCCAGGAGGGAGTGGGAGGCGCACAGGTAAGTTGTTTTtaacagctgtttttatttacagtttattgtataaaataaaataactaaatGCATGCTGTCATTTCTGGTTTCTCAGGAGGGAAATCCTGTTTGACTATGAGCAGTATGAGTACCATGGAACATCTGTGAGTACACAGATATTGCATTATTGTCTTGGGAAGCCAAAAAGTACATACGAATTCAGATTTTCCTGGTGTCTGGCCTCACATTCACGTCGCTtctattaaaatattttcatttgtttcctctGCCAGGCCTCCATGATGTTTTTTGAGCTTGCTTGGGTTTTGACCAAAGATACAAAAGACATGCTCTGGTGAGATATCAGagtgcattttctttttgactGAGCAAAGCATGATTAAATTCCCGGTACAGAGACAGTGTGTTGTCTTTGCAGGTGGGCCATCATTGGGTTGACAGACCAGTGGGTTCACGATAAAATCACACAGTAAGAGTGTCTtcacttttttccaaaattaCTATGAATTTGTTGTCGTTTTTGTTACTGAGCTGCCGTTTGCAAAAATTCCCGTCAACCTTGTCTGCTTTTTTTCAGTATGAAGTATGTAACGGACGTTGCAACAATGCAGCGTCACGTTTCCCGACACAGTCACCGAAACGAGGACGAGGAGAACACGCTCTCCATCGACTGCATGAGAATCTCCTTCGAATACGAGTATCCTTCATTCATCTGCTACAGCGAATCTTTATATCTCTGGTTTGTCTCGCATCGCGGGGGGAAGTTACGTGTTTTCCTATAACCCTCTGCTCCAGCCTGCGTCTGACGCTCTACCAGCACTGGTCTCTGTATGAGAGCATCTGTAATTCCTGCTACACGTCCTGCAACTTCAAGCTCTGGACCTTAAACGGACAAAAAAAACTCCAGGAGTTCTTAGCTGACATGGGGTATGTTTCTGTAAAtctatgctgtgtgtgtgttagttatGTTAGTTGATTGGCAATGTTATTTTATAAAGTGGAAGGTTTTTTTAAGTAATATATAACATTTATTTGCACAAATAGAAAACCCTTCCTGTTCATTGCGATTTGTAGTTTTTTGAGTTTGATGGCGACTACAGCCTGCTTCATTGAAAGCATGACTCCTCAAACACACATCACGTTACTCTACTGCAGAAAAGTATCTGAAAGTGCTGAGTGTCATTCACCACATCCTATATGCAGTCAGCAACCCTACAAGACGTCTAGTAAAAAATAATGTATGTATTCTTCCTCAGTCTTCCCCTCAAACAAGTGCGGCAGAAGTTTAATTCCATGGACATGTCGATCAAAGAAAACCTGAAGGACGTCATCGAGGAGTCCGCTAATAAGTTTGGGTATGGAGATGCACTTCAAACATGCTTTCTCTGAATTTTCTGTACGTAATCAGTTTTTATTTCCTATCAACAGCTTGAAGGACATCCGTATCCAGACGTTCGGTGTTCACTTTGGCTTTAAGAACCGTTTCCTGGCCAGCGACATGGTTCATGCCACTGCTGCCTTGCTGGAGAGCACTGAGAAGGACGAGAGTGACAGTGACAACTTCATCAAGGCTCTGGATTCACTGACCAGGTGCGGTGCAGTCGGCTTCAGTGTCGGAACTgcattgtatttttgtattaGCTGCTCTAGTGTTCGTGTTCATTTAGAGTTGTGAAATGTTCACATCAACTGCTTTGGTCtgtgtcttcttttcttcttctattcAGGAGTAACCTGGATCGTCTACATTCGGGCATCGACCAGGCGAAGAAGAAGCTGATGGCCATCCAGCAAACCGTCGCCAGCTGCATCTGCACCAACCTCATCCTGTCACAGGGACCCTTCCTCTACTGCTACCTCATGGAGGTATGAGTGTGTGGAGTCCtgattcgtgtgtgtgtgtgtgtgtgtgttttgctggttTTTATCAGTGACTCTGCTGAGGCGAATCCTGTCCTGCTCTTTAAAGGGAACACCAGATGTGAAGCTCTTCTCCAAGCCCATGGCTCTGACCCTGCTCTGCAAGTACCTCCTCAAggctttcattcattctgtgAGTTTCTGCCGCTAGTTAAAAGCGATCCAGGATGAGGCCGAAGTCACACCGCTCCTGATCGTTTTGTCTCTGCCCGTCTTCGCCGCTCAGACGAGAAATAAACGCTGCAAACTGCTTCCCCTCATCATGGCGGCTCCCAAGGATGTGGAGAAGGGAACCGTCATTGTTGTGGGAATCCCACCAGAATCTGAGACGTCTGACAAGAAGAAGTAAGATCTCACTTTAAAACAGGGAAATCGTGACCAACAAAGTCAAgtacttttcatttttctccttgTAATAACATGATATGACTTGGATGGTGTCTTTTTCTGGTTTATAAACCCTGACAGACAAATTACCAAATTGAGCTCTTCAGACTGTAAATACTTCATTATTGCAATGTGgagaaataaacagaagaagCTCATCTTATAGATTCATCTCTTCGTCTTCCATTTCCCTTTGAATGAATTTTCACGTCTTCTCCACGTCCTCTCAGTTTCTTCGGCCGGGCGTTCGAGAAGGCGGCAGAGACCACCAGCTCCAGAACTCTGCATGACCACTTCGACACGTCCAGTGAGTGAACGCCTCTGTTCCTGCTCAGACACTAGGTGGCAACCTCCACTTGCTTCTGACcacgacacacacagacacacaccatcacacacatGTTCGAAACTACAGGCAGTTTAATATCAAGTCCCTCAAATGCATATTTAGAAACAACTTTTGaatatttcttattctttttgcACTCCTAAATATAAATTATCCTTTTTTTTGGTCGTGCATCACAACATGTGGcaggaaaatgaacaaaactaatttttcctcctctgtttttctctgcagtcaTTGAGCTGAAGACGGAGGACAGAAGTAAGTTCCTGGATGCTCTCATCACGCTGCTGTCATGAGAAACTTCAGCGCCGCCTCCAGATCGACCCTGAGCTCTCCACATCTTCAAGAGGCGAAGCTGAAATGAATGACACGCCTCGAACATGTTTTATTCTTGTGcccctttttcaagtttttttttttttctttctttgtgtatATTGTACAGTGTCTTTAAGTGTCTGTATGATTTTTTGAAAGTTTGGATTTTAACTGtcttttattcttctttatGGTTGTGATTAATTACATTGAGTTTTAACATTGattaataaatcattttaaattgctTGAATTGAAGTCCTTCCCTTATTTTTTTTGACCAGTCATTTATGAGTTTGGTTTTATATGATCAGATTTATTCTTTTGattaatgaaaatgtaatgGTTCTTGTGATTGTAAGCTTATTGTGTCATTGAAtcagaagaaatgttttttttatacagtaATAACGTGCTTGTTAGACCACCAACATGTTCTGcttgtcataaaaaaaaaagaatctcgCTTTTAGATGTTACATTTGTAGTGAAAGACAGAACCCGAATATACAAATTGAGAAGTGTATAATAATAAATGTTACAGTGGAGCAATGTGGGCATAAacgtttttttacattttaataatCTGAAGTGAAACACAACACGTccaggaaaatgaagaaaacaagcaaagacCAGAGtttgtttcttcaacactgGATCTGTTATTGTAGAACTGACTCAACTCGAACTATCGTCACTAAAACCAACTTCATAATCTCACCGACTGGATGTGGAGAGGTTGAAAATATTGAGCGTTAATAACCTCAGCCAACTTAGTTCGTTTGTGTTCACACTCGAGCAGAAAGCATGAATTTATGAAACGTGCCGAATTTTTAAAGAAGAATGGAGGTAATTTGTCTAAAGGAAGCTGATATGAGTTCATTTCTCCATCCTCTTATAACCTGACCTTGTTGACCTAAACGTCCTAAGCTCAGCCCGCTCATGTGGGTCAGAGGTGAGGCTCTGCAACCTTGGCCTATATTGAAGCCGGACCTctcgctgtttgtttgtttttttaaaaaacgcCACTCCAGAGAGTTCCTGGAAGGGGGAGGGCTGAGCTGCTCTCTGTGGGGTAATTGAGATCTTTATCGCTCTCTGATCAGGACGAGACATGACCTTCAGGATGAAGGGCGTTTGGATGGCGTCACAGGAAAAGGCCGACTGAACGTCGGGCGAGAGCGAGACGTGCCGCGATCTGCAtcatgctgcagctggagatcagGCGATCCACGGTGGCATACGTTTCATTCCACTGAGGAAATCTTCAGGTTTTCTTGTACTCATGTAGAAGTTTTACTGTCCAGACACAAACTGTTCCAGATAAAGTTGAGCAGTTCATTATCGAGTAGCCTGGATGTACATGGATGTTATTTAAGCTTCATCAGGTTGTTCATGAGTTAAAAAGTTGCCCATAAAGCAAAACTCTGGTTTTTATCAAGAAGAGCCGGCTCCTACATCCCTGTCAACCAAAAGCCACAAATATGTGAAACTAAAGGTTTATAATTCTTTAAGAATCATCCTCCAACCTCCTTTTTTATTACAAGAGAGTAACATGTGTACTTAATGCAGCAGGACTGGTACATCTCAACACGAAGCGTGGGGGAAGACTCAGAGTGAAACAATTCACAATTTAGTCCGTTTAACTTACAACAAGAGACAGTTTGTGCaagacttttcttcttttcgctcttttttgttttacttcctATATCTGGACATTTTTAAAGACAGCAAATTGACTGAAAACATGAGAAATTGAAT contains these protein-coding regions:
- the cdc45 gene encoding cell division control protein 45 homolog; the protein is MFVTDIRKEFYEVVSNQRVALLVAADIDALCACKILQALFHCDQIQYTLVPVTGWQDLGTAFLEHKEQFRYFVLINCGANVDILEMLQPDDDSIFFICDTHRPVDVVNVYNDTQIKLLIKQDDDLGVPSYDDIFRDEDDEEGGDDSGNESDEGSEPSGKRRRFDEGAVERRIERQRARREWEAHRREILFDYEQYEYHGTSASMMFFELAWVLTKDTKDMLWWAIIGLTDQWVHDKITHMKYVTDVATMQRHVSRHSHRNEDEENTLSIDCMRISFEYDLRLTLYQHWSLYESICNSCYTSCNFKLWTLNGQKKLQEFLADMGLPLKQVRQKFNSMDMSIKENLKDVIEESANKFGLKDIRIQTFGVHFGFKNRFLASDMVHATAALLESTEKDESDSDNFIKALDSLTRSNLDRLHSGIDQAKKKLMAIQQTVASCICTNLILSQGPFLYCYLMEGTPDVKLFSKPMALTLLCKYLLKAFIHSTRNKRCKLLPLIMAAPKDVEKGTVIVVGIPPESETSDKKNFFGRAFEKAAETTSSRTLHDHFDTSIIELKTEDRSKFLDALITLLS